The following proteins come from a genomic window of Paenibacillus swuensis:
- the mutL gene encoding DNA mismatch repair endonuclease MutL — protein MAIIQILDEHIANQIAAGEVVERPSSVVKELVENAIDAGATAVDVVIEEGGLSLIRVTDNGTGMDAEDLETAFFRHATSKIATGKDLFQISSLGFRGEALPSIAAVSKVECISSSGGDGLGRRIVIEGGTVKVVEDAAAMRGTVFSVKELFFNTPARLKYMKTIQTELGHISDFIYRLALSHPGIAFTLKHNGNSLIQTLGNGELLQVIAAVYGKSSAKTMIRVNAESLDYTLSGYISAPELTRSNRNGITTVVNGRYVRNYALVNAMLRAYHTLLPINRFPLAVLELRMHPTLVDVNVHPSKLEVRFSKEAELSQFLEATLAQALNRQVLIPAGAYPATQAAKPAAVVQEQLQLYRPDGAAGTAGAGAAGTLPSWDEVRLAPAAPFGGGFATPPARAQAPAMSSPGRGAAAPDGGAAREGRPAYGGREPVPAAGLLPALAPAAPAAAPLPAFPELHPIGQMHGTYIVAQNPKGLYLIDQHAAHERIHYEYYYEQFGKPQPASQELLIPITLEFTPSEADTLQQRLPLFEQAGVYMEPFGGNAFLVRSYPYWFPEGEERSIIQEMADWILSEKKAVDIGKIREKSAILCSCKASIKANQSLTHVEIEKLLERLSVCSNPYTCPHGRPIVVSFSTYELEKMFKRVM, from the coding sequence ATGGCGATTATTCAGATTCTCGACGAGCATATAGCCAACCAGATTGCAGCTGGGGAAGTGGTGGAGCGACCTTCTTCCGTGGTTAAGGAGCTGGTGGAAAACGCCATTGATGCCGGTGCGACGGCGGTCGATGTCGTGATTGAAGAAGGCGGGTTATCTCTCATTCGCGTCACCGACAACGGCACAGGCATGGATGCCGAGGATCTGGAGACGGCTTTCTTCCGTCATGCCACTAGCAAAATCGCGACAGGGAAAGACTTGTTTCAAATCTCTTCCCTGGGTTTTCGAGGGGAAGCCTTGCCGAGTATCGCGGCCGTTTCCAAGGTTGAATGCATAAGCAGTTCGGGCGGAGACGGTTTGGGTCGCCGAATTGTTATCGAAGGCGGAACCGTTAAAGTCGTGGAAGACGCAGCTGCCATGCGCGGGACTGTGTTTTCCGTGAAGGAGTTATTCTTTAACACGCCGGCCAGACTGAAATATATGAAGACAATCCAAACTGAATTAGGCCATATTTCCGATTTCATTTACCGATTGGCATTGTCTCATCCGGGTATTGCTTTTACGTTGAAGCATAACGGAAACTCGTTAATTCAAACGCTGGGCAACGGAGAGTTGCTGCAAGTCATTGCGGCTGTATACGGAAAGAGCTCGGCCAAGACCATGATTCGGGTGAATGCCGAAAGCTTGGATTACACACTCTCGGGCTATATTTCCGCTCCGGAACTGACGCGTTCGAACCGCAATGGCATCACCACGGTAGTAAACGGGCGATATGTTCGCAATTACGCGCTTGTAAACGCCATGCTCCGTGCTTATCATACACTCTTGCCGATCAACCGCTTTCCGCTGGCGGTCCTGGAGCTGCGGATGCATCCCACGTTGGTGGATGTCAACGTGCATCCTTCGAAGCTGGAAGTCCGCTTCAGCAAAGAAGCGGAGCTTTCGCAGTTCCTCGAAGCGACGCTTGCGCAGGCGTTGAACCGGCAGGTGCTGATCCCTGCCGGCGCCTACCCCGCGACCCAGGCCGCAAAGCCGGCCGCGGTCGTGCAAGAGCAGCTCCAGCTGTACCGCCCGGACGGGGCGGCGGGTACAGCTGGAGCCGGCGCAGCCGGGACGCTGCCAAGCTGGGACGAAGTCCGCTTGGCCCCGGCGGCGCCGTTCGGCGGCGGCTTCGCCACGCCGCCGGCTCGCGCACAAGCCCCGGCGATGTCTTCGCCGGGGCGCGGGGCTGCCGCGCCGGATGGAGGCGCGGCTCGGGAGGGGCGCCCGGCCTATGGCGGGCGCGAGCCTGTGCCGGCGGCGGGGCTGCTGCCCGCGCTTGCGCCGGCGGCTCCCGCGGCGGCGCCGTTGCCGGCGTTCCCGGAGCTGCACCCGATCGGGCAGATGCACGGAACGTATATCGTCGCGCAGAATCCCAAAGGGCTGTACCTCATTGATCAACATGCGGCGCATGAACGTATTCATTATGAATATTATTATGAACAATTCGGGAAGCCGCAGCCAGCGAGTCAAGAGCTGTTAATTCCGATTACGCTCGAATTCACCCCGAGTGAAGCGGATACGCTTCAGCAGCGCTTACCTCTCTTTGAACAGGCGGGTGTATATATGGAGCCCTTCGGCGGGAATGCTTTTCTCGTAAGGTCTTATCCGTACTGGTTTCCTGAAGGAGAGGAACGGAGCATCATTCAGGAGATGGCCGACTGGATTCTGAGTGAAAAGAAGGCGGTGGATATCGGCAAAATTCGTGAAAAGTCAGCTATTCTTTGTTCTTGCAAAGCGTCCATTAAAGCGAATCAAAGCTTGACCCATGTAGAAATCGAAAAGCTGCTGGAGCGGTTGTCGGTTTGCTCTAATCCATATACTTGTCCACACGGACGGCCAATCGTAGTCAGTTTTTCCACTTATGAACTAGAGAAAATGTTTAAGCGAGTGATGTAA
- the hfq gene encoding RNA chaperone Hfq yields the protein MNKSINIQDTFLNQLRKDSIPVTVYLTNGFQIRGHIKAFDNFTIIIDSEGRQQMVYKHAISTFTPQRNVSLMQDHSNDPS from the coding sequence ATGAACAAATCCATTAATATTCAAGACACTTTTCTGAACCAGCTTCGCAAAGATTCCATTCCGGTCACCGTATATTTAACAAATGGATTTCAGATTCGCGGACACATTAAGGCCTTTGACAATTTCACAATCATTATCGACAGTGAAGGCCGGCAACAAATGGTCTATAAACACGCAATTTCAACATTCACCCCTCAGCGCAACGTCTCCCTAATGCAAGATCACTCGAACGACCCAAGCTAA
- the miaA gene encoding tRNA (adenosine(37)-N6)-dimethylallyltransferase MiaA — MKERTSTDSPAKPKLLVLLGPTAIGKTRLSIELAKRFGCEIISGDSMQVYRGMDIGTAKIRPEEMEGVPHHMIDIHEPDYPFSVAEFQDESRRLIQEISDRDKLPFIVGGTGLYIESLCYSFEFSESGSDEAFREEKYRYAEIHGAEALHLQLQASDPVTAERLHPNDLRRVVRALEIVHLTGMKLSDQLLGQKKETPYELCIVGLTMERDLLYKRIEERIDEMLALGLVEEVQRVIEAGCPRDAISIKALGYKEMLGYLDGEYTMERAEYLLKRNTRRFAKRQLSWFRHMKDIQWIDVTETSNFYEHLTQVSDIIARTLKIDDNQHSI; from the coding sequence TTGAAAGAACGTACATCGACGGATTCACCAGCCAAACCTAAATTACTCGTGCTGCTCGGTCCGACGGCGATCGGCAAAACCAGATTAAGCATTGAACTTGCCAAACGATTCGGATGCGAGATTATTTCCGGAGACTCGATGCAAGTGTATCGGGGTATGGATATCGGCACTGCCAAAATCAGGCCAGAGGAAATGGAAGGCGTACCGCATCATATGATTGATATTCATGAACCGGATTATCCTTTCTCCGTAGCTGAATTTCAAGATGAATCGAGAAGACTCATCCAAGAAATCAGTGATAGAGACAAACTGCCATTTATTGTAGGGGGAACGGGATTATATATTGAATCGCTCTGTTATTCGTTTGAGTTCAGTGAATCCGGTTCTGACGAAGCATTCCGTGAAGAGAAGTATCGGTACGCTGAAATTCACGGAGCCGAAGCCCTGCATCTGCAACTTCAAGCCTCCGACCCGGTTACCGCCGAACGTTTACATCCTAATGACCTTCGCCGCGTCGTGCGTGCTTTAGAAATTGTGCACCTTACAGGAATGAAACTTTCAGATCAGTTGTTAGGTCAAAAAAAGGAAACCCCCTACGAACTATGTATCGTTGGTTTGACAATGGAACGGGATTTGCTATATAAACGTATAGAGGAACGAATTGATGAGATGCTTGCGCTGGGTTTGGTTGAGGAAGTTCAGCGAGTGATCGAAGCGGGTTGTCCAAGGGATGCCATCTCAATTAAAGCATTGGGTTATAAAGAAATGCTTGGTTACCTTGACGGCGAATATACGATGGAACGCGCAGAGTACCTATTAAAGCGCAATACTAGAAGATTTGCTAAACGACAGCTTTCCTGGTTCCGGCATATGAAGGATATCCAATGGATCGACGTAACAGAGACCTCTAATTTTTATGAGCATTTGACCCAAGTAAGTGATATAATAGCAAGAACGTTAAAGATCGATGACAACCAACATTCAATTTAA
- a CDS encoding class I SAM-dependent methyltransferase: MEVKARQLSLRLGVNYVPRRESSVPRLRSQHGAEALWIVSERELKYMNVHDAVLFFHPSTGILRVKRMLKGEEDTLVRLAGIVPGTSVIDCTAGLASDSIVMSYASGETGKVTAIESDLNISTIIDEGLQTYVSEVPELNEAMRRIQVRRMNHLDYLRSLSDDSVDIIYFDPMFRNAIAESNSISPLRGTANDAPLTTDAIREAARVARHRLVMKEHRDSEEFDRLGFSHVHRTYSKIAYGVINL, translated from the coding sequence GTGGAAGTTAAAGCGCGTCAGTTATCTTTGCGTCTTGGGGTGAATTATGTTCCGAGACGCGAGAGCTCCGTGCCCCGATTACGTTCTCAACATGGTGCCGAGGCATTGTGGATCGTATCCGAACGTGAGCTTAAATATATGAATGTTCACGACGCCGTGCTCTTCTTTCATCCAAGCACGGGGATTCTTCGCGTAAAGCGAATGCTTAAAGGCGAAGAGGATACGCTGGTGCGCCTGGCCGGTATTGTTCCCGGAACCTCCGTCATCGACTGCACCGCGGGATTGGCGTCTGATTCCATTGTGATGTCTTATGCTAGCGGTGAAACGGGGAAAGTTACGGCCATTGAAAGTGACTTGAACATCAGTACAATCATTGATGAGGGCCTGCAAACGTATGTGTCGGAAGTACCCGAGCTGAATGAGGCGATGCGGCGAATACAGGTTCGTCGGATGAATCATTTGGATTACTTACGTTCGTTATCGGATGACAGTGTCGATATCATTTACTTCGACCCGATGTTCCGAAATGCGATCGCTGAGTCGAACTCTATTTCACCGCTTCGGGGAACCGCGAATGACGCTCCTTTGACAACAGATGCTATCCGTGAAGCTGCGCGTGTAGCTCGACATAGACTTGTTATGAAAGAACATCGGGACAGCGAAGAATTTGATCGTCTCGGTTTTTCGCATGTGCATCGGACCTATTCCAAAATTGCGTACGGAGTGATAAACCTTTGA
- a CDS encoding PBP1A family penicillin-binding protein has translation MAEHKPGNRQVAGKPKGKNKNKKKKGKTILMWFFITAAIAIFCALAGYLFIILSGEKIYKENIDKLTLSESSIIYDSSDKAVKKLVADQIDRELVSLNQIPEKLRYAFIATEDKRFEQHQGVDLWALGRAVVRDVISRSAKEGGSTITQQLAKNLFLNADKTYLRKATEVSIALALENNLTKDQILEKYLNRIYFGKSAYGVKAAAKRYFGKNLEDIEVAEMAILAAIPKAPSNYNPIDNPERSLERRKVVLQLMYEQGYITAAEKEEAFAYEYKPIPKQSGDVYTSYMDYVIKEAAQVTGLTEEEIYTKGLRIFTNLNTQAQKAAESAFSNDDLFPEDGKTAEGKPYQVQGGMTIVNNLNGGIVAMVGGRDVNAGDLNRATVKRQPGSSFKPVTVYGPALDSGDWTPYSSLNNQKQCFGDYCPRNLGGYSDSVPLIDAVEDSINIPAVWLLNEMGAKSGYNFAKKLGLPLADTDRNLSIALGGLTNGVSTLDMAQAYTAFANQGRLNKAHAIRSIKDSAGRDIYSMGKLEQKQVMSPQTAYTMTQLMENVVQNGSGKRAQMNRPVAGKTGTAGYKGTKGNQDIWFAGYTPEWTAAVYMGFDRTTKDNYLDVSSGATARMFSEVMEKALSGRPVKDFVRPEGVVDIAQPPSSVKDLAASYSPEENSVTLTWSPKEGEVAYQVYRKEANDAGFNLIQTVNDAGAVDVGITPGSNYQYYVIVSKQNGNLLSKQSNWVQVAVTGVVTPPEVVPTEPGDGNVIDPGEGPEIEIPDGDDGGENPEEPQNPDEGTVPDAGDGTGNPDNGTEPPGENPGDGQENPNPDGEDGEPVVPGNTDGNQEGDSEPTGDSGQQQLQNGNGLAADPSKDRGKGKDKDKDNN, from the coding sequence ATGGCAGAACATAAACCAGGGAACCGCCAAGTGGCCGGGAAACCCAAAGGAAAGAATAAGAACAAGAAGAAGAAAGGGAAAACCATATTAATGTGGTTTTTCATTACGGCCGCAATCGCTATTTTTTGCGCATTAGCCGGATACTTGTTCATCATTCTGTCCGGTGAGAAGATCTATAAAGAAAACATTGATAAGTTAACACTATCCGAGTCTTCTATCATTTATGATTCTTCGGATAAGGCCGTAAAGAAACTTGTCGCGGATCAGATTGATCGTGAGCTGGTGAGTCTGAATCAGATTCCGGAGAAGTTGAGATACGCCTTTATCGCAACGGAGGATAAGCGCTTCGAGCAGCATCAAGGTGTTGACTTGTGGGCGCTGGGACGCGCGGTGGTGCGGGATGTAATCAGCCGCAGCGCCAAAGAGGGCGGTTCCACTATTACGCAACAATTGGCTAAAAACTTGTTCCTGAACGCGGATAAAACTTATTTGCGTAAAGCTACAGAGGTTTCCATTGCTTTGGCTTTGGAGAACAATTTAACCAAGGATCAAATTTTGGAAAAGTATTTAAACCGGATTTATTTCGGTAAGAGCGCCTATGGAGTGAAAGCTGCGGCGAAGAGATATTTCGGGAAAAACCTGGAAGATATTGAAGTAGCTGAAATGGCCATCTTGGCCGCTATTCCGAAAGCGCCTAGCAACTACAATCCGATTGACAATCCGGAGCGTTCACTGGAACGCCGTAAAGTTGTTCTACAACTTATGTATGAGCAAGGCTATATTACAGCCGCGGAGAAGGAAGAGGCATTCGCCTATGAATACAAGCCTATTCCTAAACAATCCGGCGATGTCTATACTTCATACATGGACTATGTGATTAAAGAAGCGGCTCAGGTTACCGGATTAACGGAAGAAGAAATTTATACTAAAGGTCTTCGAATTTTTACCAATCTGAACACGCAAGCTCAAAAAGCTGCGGAATCCGCATTCAGCAACGACGACTTGTTTCCGGAAGACGGTAAAACCGCGGAAGGAAAGCCGTATCAGGTGCAAGGCGGTATGACGATCGTCAATAACCTCAATGGCGGCATTGTGGCCATGGTAGGCGGACGTGATGTGAATGCAGGCGATTTGAACCGGGCAACGGTGAAGCGTCAACCGGGTTCATCCTTCAAACCCGTTACCGTGTACGGGCCGGCATTGGATTCAGGGGATTGGACACCGTATTCTTCATTAAATAACCAAAAGCAATGTTTTGGCGATTATTGTCCTCGCAACCTCGGGGGTTACAGTGATAGTGTGCCTTTAATTGATGCCGTGGAAGATTCCATTAATATCCCCGCGGTGTGGTTGCTCAATGAAATGGGTGCAAAGTCCGGTTACAATTTCGCTAAGAAACTGGGATTGCCTTTGGCGGATACGGACCGTAATTTATCCATAGCTTTGGGCGGTCTGACCAATGGGGTTTCCACACTGGATATGGCCCAGGCTTACACGGCATTTGCCAACCAGGGCCGGTTGAATAAAGCCCACGCGATTCGTTCTATTAAAGATTCGGCGGGACGCGATATTTATTCCATGGGTAAATTGGAACAAAAGCAAGTGATGTCTCCGCAAACAGCGTATACCATGACGCAATTAATGGAGAATGTCGTTCAGAACGGTTCCGGGAAGAGAGCTCAGATGAACCGTCCTGTAGCGGGCAAAACGGGAACTGCGGGCTACAAGGGGACGAAGGGCAATCAGGATATATGGTTTGCCGGTTATACACCGGAATGGACAGCTGCTGTATACATGGGCTTTGACCGGACGACCAAAGATAACTATCTTGATGTATCCAGCGGCGCGACGGCCAGAATGTTCTCCGAGGTTATGGAGAAGGCCCTATCCGGAAGGCCTGTGAAAGATTTTGTCAGACCTGAAGGTGTGGTTGATATTGCGCAACCGCCTAGCTCGGTTAAAGATCTTGCGGCTTCTTATTCACCTGAAGAAAATTCAGTTACTTTGACATGGTCCCCGAAAGAAGGGGAAGTCGCCTATCAGGTGTACCGTAAAGAAGCGAATGACGCAGGTTTTAACTTGATTCAAACGGTAAATGATGCGGGTGCGGTTGATGTCGGTATTACACCTGGCAGTAATTATCAGTATTACGTCATTGTAAGCAAGCAAAATGGTAATCTTCTGAGTAAACAATCAAACTGGGTTCAGGTTGCCGTAACCGGGGTTGTAACGCCGCCGGAAGTTGTTCCGACGGAGCCCGGGGATGGGAATGTTATTGATCCCGGTGAAGGACCGGAGATCGAAATTCCGGATGGCGACGATGGGGGCGAGAACCCCGAAGAGCCTCAAAATCCGGATGAAGGGACTGTTCCTGATGCGGGAGACGGAACGGGTAATCCCGATAACGGGACCGAGCCTCCGGGTGAGAATCCCGGGGACGGACAAGAAAATCCAAATCCCGATGGTGAAGACGGAGAGCCTGTAGTTCCTGGAAATACTGACGGAAATCAGGAAGGCGATTCAGAACCAACGGGTGACAGCGGTCAACAACAACTTCAGAACGGGAATGGACTCGCGGCTGACCCGTCCAAGGATCGCGGAAAAGGAAAAGATAAAGATAAAGACAACAATTAA